The Candidatus Sericytochromatia bacterium DNA segment AAACGCGCCCCTGCGCTGATTTTCATCTTCCTGACGGCCTTGCTCGACATCATCGGCATCGGCATCGTGATCCCCGTCATGCCGCAACTGGTGGCCGCCCTGAGCACCGGGGGCGACCTCTCGGCCGCGGCTTACTACGTGGGCCTCTCGATGGCGCTCTACACCGCCATGCAGTTTCTCTGCGCGCCCTTGCTGGGCGCCCTGTCCGACCGATTCGGACGGAAGCCGGTGCTGCTGACCTCGCTGGCCGGTGCGGCGCTGGGCTACCTGGGCACGGCCCTGGCCCCGACCTTGGGTTGGTTTCTGGCTGCCCGGACCCTCGGCGGCGTGGGCGGGGCGAGTCTGTCGGTCGCCACGGCCTACATCGCCGACATCACCCCGCCCGAGAAGCGGGCCCAGAGCTTTGGCCTGATCGGAGCGGCTTTCGGCATCGGCTTCATCCTCGGGCCCGCCATCGGCGGCTTGCTCGGCTCCAACGACATGCGCCTGCCCTTCTTTGCGGCGGCGGCGGTGGCCGGCCTGAACTGGTTGTATGGCCTGTTCGTCCTGCCCGAATCGCATCGCGTGGAGAACCGCCGGCCCTTCACCATGGGGGCCGCCAACCCCCTCAGCTGGGTGGGCGTGTTGCGTTCGAACCCGGTGGTGGCGGGTCTGGCGATCGCCATGCTGTGGGGCAGCCTGGGCCATCAGTGCCTGCAGAGCAACTGGGCGCTGTACACCTCCCACCGTTTCGTCTGGACGCCCAAGGAAGTCGGGGCCTCGCTGGCGGTGGTGGGCCTCTGCGCGGCGATCGTGCAGGGCGGCCTGATCCGGGTGCTGATACCGCGCCTGGGGGAACGCCGAGCGATTCTGGGCGGCGCGAGCCTGAACATCCTGGCCATGGTGCTGTACGGCCTGGCTTTCCAGGGCTGGATGATGTAC contains these protein-coding regions:
- a CDS encoding TCR/Tet family MFS transporter, with the protein product MSDAHAPASSNPVPPVSGKRAPALIFIFLTALLDIIGIGIVIPVMPQLVAALSTGGDLSAAAYYVGLSMALYTAMQFLCAPLLGALSDRFGRKPVLLTSLAGAALGYLGTALAPTLGWFLAARTLGGVGGASLSVATAYIADITPPEKRAQSFGLIGAAFGIGFILGPAIGGLLGSNDMRLPFFAAAAVAGLNWLYGLFVLPESHRVENRRPFTMGAANPLSWVGVLRSNPVVAGLAIAMLWGSLGHQCLQSNWALYTSHRFVWTPKEVGASLAVVGLCAAIVQGGLIRVLIPRLGERRAILGGASLNILAMVLYGLAFQGWMMYAILVLGSLAGIAGPAMQAQIASRVPPHQQGTVQGALASLMSLTGVIGPLMANGVFGYFTSPAALFTVPGAAFFLGALLQGVSLLLVVRLFRRVPPADAPEANQAQTVGGAA